Proteins encoded within one genomic window of Nitrososphaerales archaeon:
- a CDS encoding DNA-directed RNA polymerase, which translates to SAERVGKIIPGDGSTYHRVRFTILSFYPKIQEIVEGEVVEITDFGAFVRVGPTDCLLHLSQITDDYLTSDVKQGAIIATQTKRVLKVGSKVRVRIIAVSLSRGVAMGKIGVTCRQPFLGALEWIKEDIERARGKVSEKESK; encoded by the coding sequence TATCCGCAGAAAGGGTGGGGAAGATCATACCGGGTGATGGTTCGACGTACCATAGAGTAAGGTTTACGATCCTCTCATTCTACCCGAAGATACAAGAGATCGTCGAAGGTGAAGTAGTAGAAATTACAGACTTTGGGGCTTTCGTTAGAGTCGGGCCTACCGATTGCCTATTACATTTATCTCAAATAACCGATGATTATCTGACGAGCGATGTTAAGCAGGGAGCGATCATCGCCACTCAGACCAAACGCGTACTTAAAGTGGGCTCGAAGGTGAGGGTGAGAATAATCGCAGTAAGTTTGAGCAGGGGTGTAGCGATGGGCAAGATCGGTGTAACGTGTAGGCAACCATTTTTAGGAGCGCTCGAATGGATCAAGGAAGATATAGAAAGGGCTAGAGGGAAGGTTTCAGAGAAGGAATCGAAGTAA
- a CDS encoding DNA-directed RNA polymerase, subunit E'', with protein sequence MPKEFACRKCHALTNGRVCPVCHSTDLSPNWSGLVIIINTNESQIAKVLNIKTPGRYALKVT encoded by the coding sequence ATGCCTAAAGAATTTGCATGTAGAAAATGTCATGCATTGACCAACGGTCGCGTATGCCCCGTATGCCACTCTACAGACCTCAGCCCAAACTGGTCCGGATTGGTCATCATCATAAATACTAATGAATCACAGATAGCCAAAGTATTGAATATCAAGACACCGGGGCGTTATGCCTTGAAAGTGACGTAA
- a CDS encoding DUF359 domain-containing protein: MTKVYQLPERLREELKKPLGRLIDNEQITSNFLEQIRHSELIVTVGDATTERLIRLGLIPTVQVVDGREMRSERPKIPIAHVTEIYTENPAGSISEDALQAVIKALKAEKPVRIFVKGEEDLLTLLIIALYPLKTLVLYGQPKVGVVLIHIDRESKENAFRILKEMGLELNKIVKNDYSF, encoded by the coding sequence ATGACGAAGGTTTACCAACTCCCTGAAAGGTTAAGGGAAGAATTGAAGAAGCCACTTGGCAGATTGATCGATAATGAGCAGATCACATCAAACTTCTTAGAGCAGATTCGTCATAGTGAACTTATTGTCACTGTAGGAGATGCCACAACCGAACGCCTTATCAGACTGGGATTAATCCCTACGGTACAAGTGGTAGATGGGAGGGAGATGAGGAGTGAAAGGCCGAAGATCCCCATCGCTCATGTAACAGAAATTTACACAGAGAATCCGGCAGGATCCATCTCCGAGGATGCTTTACAAGCGGTGATCAAGGCACTCAAGGCAGAGAAGCCCGTAAGAATATTTGTGAAAGGTGAAGAAGATCTCTTAACTCTACTCATCATCGCACTTTACCCATTAAAAACTTTAGTGCTCTACGGCCAACCGAAGGTCGGTGTAGTCCTTATTCATATCGATAGAGAAAGTAAGGAGAATGCGTTTAGGATTCTTAAAGAAATGGGTCTCGAACTGAACAAAATCGTTAAAAATGATTATAGTTTTTAA
- a CDS encoding 30S ribosomal protein S27ae, with translation MSESEKASEKARKKKSNPQVWKFYRIQGNKALCIKRECPRCGKGVFLAEHADRFSCGKCGFTQFKKGR, from the coding sequence ATGTCTGAATCGGAGAAGGCGTCTGAAAAAGCAAGGAAGAAGAAGTCAAACCCACAGGTGTGGAAGTTTTATAGAATCCAAGGTAACAAAGCATTATGCATAAAGAGAGAATGTCCGAGGTGTGGAAAGGGGGTCTTTCTCGCTGAACATGCCGATCGATTCAGCTGTGGAAAGTGTGGTTTTACCCAATTTAAGAAAGGTAGATAA